The Exiguobacterium acetylicum genome includes a window with the following:
- a CDS encoding DNA topology modulation protein: MQKIILIGSGGSGKSTLARALGEKLGYPVNHLDTLLWRPNWEAVSREEQRLIQQTLTSRDTWIIDGNYGGTLDLRIDAADTIIFLDLPRTLCLYRALKRTWRYRKTSRPDMATGCPEKLSLDFLKWIWRFPVDKRPEILSTLEATSDKQIIHLRSRRAVKQFLQSLS, encoded by the coding sequence ATGCAGAAAATCATTTTGATAGGGTCTGGTGGATCCGGCAAATCAACTCTTGCGCGGGCGCTGGGAGAGAAACTCGGCTATCCCGTCAATCACCTTGACACCTTATTATGGCGTCCGAACTGGGAGGCGGTCTCGCGTGAGGAACAACGCTTGATTCAACAAACACTCACGTCACGCGACACGTGGATCATCGACGGCAATTACGGTGGAACGCTTGACTTACGGATCGATGCAGCCGATACGATCATCTTCCTTGATTTACCTCGGACGCTTTGTCTTTACCGGGCACTCAAACGGACATGGCGCTATCGCAAGACCAGTCGACCGGACATGGCGACAGGTTGCCCCGAGAAGTTGTCACTCGATTTTCTAAAGTGGATTTGGCGTTTTCCGGTTGATAAGCGCCCAGAAATCCTTTCAACACTTGAAGCTACTTCCGATAAACAGATCATTCACTTAAGGTCCCGCCGCGCCGTCAAACAGTTTCTTCAATCACTTTCATAA